The Stenotrophomonas sp. NA06056 genome segment GGCGAAGCGGTCGCGGATCAGCTTGAACACCAGTGGATAGCTGGGCAGGGTGAACACCGCCATGACCATGCCCGGCGTGCCTTCGGCATGCGCCAGGCGCTCGTTCGGGTGTTCATTGAAGTGGCGGAAGAACGTCCGGTAGCGCTCGGTTTTGCCCTGCTTGGCGCGCCCAAGCACGGTGTAGATCTCGTCGATCGGCTTGCCCGGCAGCAGGCTGCGCAGGAACACCACCGCATCACCAACGGTGCCCAGGTCGGCCTGGAAATAGCTGCGCGACACACCGAACAGGTGGGCCACGTCGCGACGCCGGGTCAGCACGGCATCGGCACGCAGGCCCTGCTCATCGTTGACCAGCGCAATCACGCACGGCGAGAAACGGTGCTCGCCAAAAACGCGTCCGACCAGATAGGCGCGACGCTCGCGGTAGAACACGGTATCGAGCAGTTCGATGCTGCGCACCGGGGTGTCGCCCCAGTGCGCCAGATCGTCCTGCAGGCGCACGGCGATGGCGGCCGCACAACGCAGCTGGTGCGCGTACGGAACGTCAAAGCGGTAGTCGGCCAGCACCCGCTGCAGCGCCTCCACCGGCCGCGTCGGCGAGACGGCATAGGTATGTCGCGCCACCGGATGGGTGATCGCGTCGGAAGGCTCGACATCGAAGGCGATGAACTCCACGTCCGGGTCCACGCCGCGGATGGCGAACAGCCGCCGTGACAAGGTGTTGTAGAAGGTCTTGTACAGCTCGGCATCGATCAGGCCCCGCAGCAGGGCGCTGTAGTGCACGTGCACCTGCAGCCACAGCGCGCGTTCGCTGATCGCGTTCCCTGCCAGCCGCCGCAGCGCATCCATCTGCTCGGCGATGCACTGGTCGTACAGGGCAATGCGCTCCACCGCATCGTGGCGCGCCGCTGCCCAGTCGCGCTGTTGGAAACGCACGCGGGCACGCGCCGTGATTGCGGCGAATCGCGCATGGTAGTCCTCGAAACCATCACGGATGGCCTCGGCGATGCGTGGTGCCAGTTCGGTTGCAGTGACAGGATCGGACATGCACGACGTATCCGGGGGAGCCGACCTCACCATACGCTGGCGTGTGTGCTGCCGTCGAGCGCGCAGACGGTGCCGCCCGCTGGCCGGCACCGTCTGGGCAACCCCTGGAGGCAGGCAGTTGCCGGCCAGCGGCCGGCACTACCGCTCAGATCGCCAGTTCGGCTTCCACGTCCTGCACCTTGCGCCGGGCCATGGCGAGGTTGGACTTGGTCCGGTCCAGCACGATGTAGAAGAACAGGCCCTTCTTCTTCGCCACCGGGCGCATGATGTGGTACGCCTTTCCGAGCGAGATCAGGATGTCCTCGATGCTGTCGTTGAGGTTGAGCGAGGCAGCGGTTTTCATCTTCGCGCGGATCACTTCGGTATTGCCGGCCGCGGCCACCTCCATGTCCATGCCCGAACCGGCTTCGCCCAGCAGCATGCCGCTCTCGTAGTCGACCAGCGCCACGGCCTGCGCGCCATCGATGCCCATCAGTGCAGTCAACGAATCATTCAATCCAGCCACGTTGCACCCCTCTCAATGTTGGTTCGAGCCCCTCGTTCCCCTGCGGCCGGGCTCACGATCCGCTGAGTTCGGCCAGGATCGCCTGGCCACATTCCCTGCTCTGCCACAGCACCTGGCCGATCACGCTGCGCTGATCGCAGGCGGCCATCAACAGCAGCGGCGCCCGACCTTCGGCCTGGATGGCGAGCATCAGTACCTTGCCGCCGGCGGCCTCCAGCATCAGCGTCTGCAGATCGCCCAGCGCCAGCTCGCGCCCCACTGCGGCGGCCAGGGCCAGCATCGCGCTGGTCATCGCCGCCAAGCGTTCACCGCGCCCCTCCGCACCCGCGCTGACCAGGGCAAAGCCATCAACGCTGGCCAGCACCACGGTCTTCACCCCTTCCACCCGTTGCTGCAGATCCTGCAGCAACGGGTGCAGGCGCTCACGCTGCTGCGCGTCCGGCAACGACGCGCCTTGTCCATCAGGCATGTGCGGCCACCAGTGCATGCGCTTCCATTTCGCTCATCAGTACGTCCATCAGCAGCAATCCCTGTTCGCGATCACGGGCATCCACAGCCAGCAACGGCAGCGGCTGGTCATCGAGCCTGGCGCGATCGGCCCAGTCATCCAGTGCCGCTGCCGGCACCTGGTCGAGGTGCGTCACCGCCACCACCAGGGCCAGCGCCGGACCGAACGGGCGCAGCACCTGCAGGTAGGCGTCCAGCTCGGCGGCCACCCCGGCCCGGCGCGCGTCCAGCAGCAGCACCGCACCGCGCGCGCCCTGCAGCAGGATCGGCCACAGGAAATCAAAGCGCTGCTGGCCGGGCGTGCCATACAGACGCAGCCTTTCACCGTTGGGCAAGTCGATATCGGCATAGTCCAGCGCCACCGTGGTCGAGGCCTTGTCCGCACCCGCGCGGTCGCTGTTGGCTACATCG includes the following:
- the aceK gene encoding bifunctional isocitrate dehydrogenase kinase/phosphatase — its product is MSDPVTATELAPRIAEAIRDGFEDYHARFAAITARARVRFQQRDWAAARHDAVERIALYDQCIAEQMDALRRLAGNAISERALWLQVHVHYSALLRGLIDAELYKTFYNTLSRRLFAIRGVDPDVEFIAFDVEPSDAITHPVARHTYAVSPTRPVEALQRVLADYRFDVPYAHQLRCAAAIAVRLQDDLAHWGDTPVRSIELLDTVFYRERRAYLVGRVFGEHRFSPCVIALVNDEQGLRADAVLTRRRDVAHLFGVSRSYFQADLGTVGDAVVFLRSLLPGKPIDEIYTVLGRAKQGKTERYRTFFRHFNEHPNERLAHAEGTPGMVMAVFTLPSYPLVFKLIRDRFAWPKAMSRQQVEEKYALVFNLDRVGRLLDAQPYRHLRFPRERFAPALLDELLQQCAQSVRLDGDEVEIALCYVQRRFRPLNLYLREQAGEAVRAGVLDYAQAITDMARNNIFPGDMLPKNFGVSRHGRAVFYDYDELCLVSDCVFRAWPTPRSPEEAMADEPWFHVGPRDVFPERFGPFMGLPAQELAAVREHYRHLFDPAWWQGLQARFAAGDYPDTPPYSGAQRLA
- a CDS encoding roadblock/LC7 domain-containing protein; protein product: MPDGQGASLPDAQQRERLHPLLQDLQQRVEGVKTVVLASVDGFALVSAGAEGRGERLAAMTSAMLALAAAVGRELALGDLQTLMLEAAGGKVLMLAIQAEGRAPLLLMAACDQRSVIGQVLWQSRECGQAILAELSGS
- a CDS encoding ATP/GTP-binding protein; translation: MREHKVVVLGGMGSGKSTLVRSIAAGAVVDTDVANSDRAGADKASTTVALDYADIDLPNGERLRLYGTPGQQRFDFLWPILLQGARGAVLLLDARRAGVAAELDAYLQVLRPFGPALALVVAVTHLDQVPAAALDDWADRARLDDQPLPLLAVDARDREQGLLLMDVLMSEMEAHALVAAHA